The following proteins come from a genomic window of Gammaproteobacteria bacterium:
- a CDS encoding aspartate aminotransferase family protein, which translates to MTDLPDLQAYWMPFTANRQFKSDPRFVVDAQGMYYTSHDGQQLLDGVSGLWCCNAGHCHPHIVAAIQEQAAKLDYYTAFQMGYPRTFELANRLAGMAPEGLTSVFFTNSGSESVDTALKIALAWHRVRGEGQRVRLIGRQKGYHGVGFGGISVGGISSNRKLFGALLAGVDHLRHTQDLEHQAFSRGQPEWGAHLADELEEIVALHDASTIAAVIVEAIACSGGVLVPPKGYLERIREICDEHGLLLIFDEVITGFGRTGEAFASQTFGVTPDIITLAKGLTSGAVPMGAVLARREIYEDFMQGPEQLIEFAHGYTYSGHPLAVAAAHASLDVYQDQGLFERGKETGKLLGDALQALKGKPYVIDIRDFGMLGAVELEPVPDKPTARAQEAFRLCFDNGLLVRTTGDTIALCPALVAEESHIAELVDKLARVLDTLS; encoded by the coding sequence ATGACGGACCTGCCCGATTTGCAGGCGTACTGGATGCCGTTTACGGCCAACCGGCAGTTCAAGAGCGACCCGCGTTTCGTGGTCGATGCCCAGGGCATGTATTACACGTCGCACGACGGGCAGCAGTTGCTCGACGGCGTTTCGGGTCTGTGGTGTTGCAACGCGGGACACTGCCATCCGCACATTGTGGCCGCGATCCAGGAGCAGGCGGCGAAGCTGGATTACTACACGGCGTTTCAGATGGGCTATCCGCGCACCTTCGAGCTGGCCAACCGGCTGGCCGGGATGGCGCCGGAGGGGCTGACCAGCGTGTTCTTCACCAATTCCGGCTCGGAGTCGGTCGATACGGCGCTGAAGATCGCGCTCGCCTGGCACCGCGTGCGCGGCGAGGGGCAGCGGGTGCGGCTGATCGGGCGTCAGAAGGGCTACCACGGCGTGGGTTTCGGCGGCATTTCGGTGGGCGGCATCTCGTCGAATCGCAAGCTGTTCGGGGCGCTGCTGGCGGGCGTGGATCATCTCAGGCACACGCAGGACCTCGAGCACCAGGCCTTCAGCCGCGGCCAGCCCGAGTGGGGCGCCCACCTGGCGGACGAATTGGAGGAGATCGTGGCGCTGCACGACGCCTCGACCATCGCCGCGGTGATCGTGGAGGCGATCGCCTGTTCGGGCGGCGTGCTGGTCCCGCCGAAGGGCTACCTGGAAAGGATTCGCGAGATTTGCGACGAGCACGGGCTGCTGCTGATCTTCGACGAGGTCATCACGGGATTCGGACGCACCGGAGAGGCGTTCGCTTCGCAGACGTTCGGCGTGACGCCCGACATCATCACGCTGGCGAAGGGCCTGACCAGCGGAGCGGTGCCGATGGGCGCGGTGCTGGCGCGCCGCGAAATCTACGAAGACTTCATGCAGGGCCCCGAGCAACTCATCGAGTTCGCGCACGGCTACACGTATTCGGGCCATCCGTTGGCGGTGGCGGCCGCGCACGCGTCACTGGACGTGTACCAGGACCAGGGCCTGTTCGAGCGCGGCAAGGAAACCGGCAAGCTGCTGGGCGACGCGCTGCAGGCGCTGAAGGGCAAGCCCTACGTCATCGACATCCGCGACTTCGGGATGCTGGGCGCGGTGGAGCTGGAGCCGGTGCCGGACAAGCCCACGGCGCGCGCGCAGGAAGCGTTCCGGCTGTGCTTCGACAACGGCCTGCTGGTGCGCACCACCGGCGACACCATTGCGCTGTGCCCCGCGCTCGTCGCCGAAGAGTCGCACATCGCCGAACTCGTGGACAAACTCGCCCGGGTCCTCGACACCCTTTCG
- a CDS encoding TlpA family protein disulfide reductase has protein sequence MGYRKTNIPGWFCQLILLTLIALPVLADDVPLMVLEGTATGGRDNGDFMVFDPALAWNRDQLTEWQETAKEGERPPMEEFMGAIGKARIGPDHKFRLEIPVDRPRRVYFAIFNAKSPDGMTYGPVKTGNNFVLEPGKLNLRTIRGNYWIMTGGYYNDAIHSSWRTSEEYTQAQADYERFLTPAEDETEEARRRRVDNLTEASRRLTQIEMDGFAKVALNHDDPEVVKHAIQTTWLFGPWMGEAIQRLAEIAPEDPWVIGRLAAMEAAAANAEQNRQLRVGESVLDFTAETLGGEEVTLSDIRADSRYLLVEFWASWCGPCRVEIPHMKQAYERFRDKGFEIVSFTVDEEREDWEEASVEEDLPWFDLGMGYEAEAAKAYNVLGVPNNYLVESSTGKIISKDLRQHKLDEKLEELLE, from the coding sequence ATGGGCTACCGCAAAACCAATATTCCGGGCTGGTTCTGCCAGCTGATCCTCCTGACTCTGATTGCCTTGCCGGTCCTCGCCGATGACGTTCCTCTCATGGTGCTCGAAGGTACGGCGACCGGGGGACGCGACAACGGCGACTTCATGGTGTTTGATCCGGCGCTGGCGTGGAACCGGGACCAATTGACGGAATGGCAGGAAACTGCAAAGGAAGGAGAACGACCACCCATGGAAGAGTTTATGGGCGCCATTGGAAAAGCTCGGATCGGTCCCGACCACAAGTTTCGTCTCGAAATACCCGTAGACCGTCCCCGCCGCGTCTATTTCGCCATCTTCAACGCGAAGTCTCCTGACGGAATGACCTATGGACCAGTCAAGACGGGCAACAACTTCGTCCTGGAGCCGGGGAAGCTCAATCTGCGGACCATACGCGGCAATTACTGGATCATGACGGGCGGCTATTACAACGATGCCATTCACAGTTCATGGCGGACTTCGGAGGAATACACGCAAGCGCAGGCCGACTACGAGCGGTTCTTGACTCCCGCGGAGGACGAGACCGAGGAAGCCAGGCGGCGCAGGGTGGACAACCTCACGGAGGCCTCCAGGCGGCTTACGCAAATCGAGATGGACGGCTTCGCAAAGGTCGCGCTGAACCACGATGATCCCGAGGTAGTCAAGCATGCGATCCAGACAACCTGGCTGTTCGGTCCGTGGATGGGCGAAGCGATACAGAGGCTGGCGGAAATCGCGCCGGAGGATCCCTGGGTCATTGGACGCCTCGCCGCGATGGAAGCGGCCGCGGCGAATGCCGAACAGAACAGGCAATTGCGCGTCGGCGAGAGCGTCCTGGACTTCACGGCCGAGACACTTGGCGGCGAAGAAGTAACGCTTTCCGATATACGCGCCGACAGCCGCTATTTGCTGGTTGAGTTCTGGGCCTCCTGGTGCGGCCCCTGCCGGGTGGAAATACCGCACATGAAGCAGGCCTATGAACGTTTCCGCGACAAGGGGTTTGAGATCGTATCGTTTACCGTCGACGAAGAGCGCGAGGACTGGGAAGAAGCCTCCGTCGAAGAAGATCTGCCCTGGTTCGATCTCGGCATGGGATACGAGGCCGAGGCCGCAAAGGCCTACAATGTCCTCGGTGTTCCGAACAACTACCTGGTGGAATCCAGCACCGGAAAAATCATTTCCAAGGACCTGCGCCAACACAAGCTCGATGAAAAACTGGAAGAACTGCTCGAATAA
- a CDS encoding TlpA family protein disulfide reductase, which yields MDDEGSRRARGGRRIPWRQAERRMDLPLSGRDDRESIPAGRHPARKMDHHAAGRRRKRRLLLGGKQIRGLDRAQIGRNRYRGILGERRARRDRIPPLACMNPDEPMNQRRNEMRTFMITLFLALLAASPAHADETSVMVLEGTTAAPYDNGQFAVLDSRRGWDTARWEEWQSTAKPDEQPPIEAYGAIAWAPIGPDGAFRLEIAVDQPRVATFAVIGAKTADGNTFTPNKQGNNFIMEPGELKLRMIRHDYSEITGGHYNDAVFNSWRLSKEYIKAQADAEQARADHDQAQAKIGDEVLPGDDPREQARRRLWDRMVESNMLTIRLQEEGMSKVALTHPDPLARRFAIEASWIVGPWMNDALHSLAKLTPDDPWVVNRLAPATNVITINALKEGDSIVDFTGETLDGVEVRLADVQSINRLVLVEFWASWCGPCRVEIPHMKQAYARFRDKGFEIVSFTLDDEREDWEEASAEENMPWIDIGMGYETEVAQAYSLKNRGIPLNYLVDSGTGKIVAANLRQHKLDEKLEELLD from the coding sequence ATGGATGATGAAGGAAGCCGACGGGCGCGTGGTGGAAGGCGAATACCGTGGCGACAGGCCGAACGGCGAATGGATCTACCGTTATCCGGACGGGACGATCGAGAAAGCATCCCTGCTGGGCGGCATCCGGCACGGAAAATGGACCACCACGCTGCCGGACGGCGCCGGAAGCGACGGCTTCTACTGGGAGGGAAGCAAATTCGGGGATTGGATCGTGCGCAGATCGGACGGAACCGTTATAGAGGAATTCTGGGAGAACGGCGCGCTCGTCGAGACCGCATTCCTCCATTAGCCTGCATGAATCCCGATGAACCAATGAATCAACGGAGAAACGAGATGCGAACATTCATGATTACCCTCTTCCTGGCACTGCTGGCGGCATCGCCGGCACACGCCGACGAAACGTCAGTGATGGTGCTCGAAGGCACTACGGCCGCGCCGTACGACAACGGCCAATTCGCGGTACTTGACAGCAGGCGAGGCTGGGACACCGCCCGATGGGAAGAATGGCAAAGTACGGCAAAGCCGGACGAACAGCCGCCCATTGAAGCCTACGGCGCCATCGCCTGGGCGCCGATTGGTCCCGATGGCGCATTTCGCCTGGAAATCGCCGTGGATCAGCCGCGTGTGGCCACCTTCGCCGTAATTGGCGCAAAGACCGCCGACGGCAATACGTTCACGCCAAACAAGCAGGGCAACAATTTCATCATGGAGCCCGGCGAACTCAAGTTGCGGATGATCCGCCACGATTACTCGGAGATAACAGGCGGCCATTACAACGATGCCGTGTTCAACTCCTGGCGCCTTTCGAAGGAATACATAAAGGCGCAGGCGGACGCCGAACAAGCGCGGGCGGATCACGATCAGGCGCAGGCGAAAATCGGGGACGAAGTCCTGCCGGGGGACGACCCGCGGGAGCAAGCAAGGCGGCGCCTGTGGGATCGCATGGTCGAATCCAACATGTTGACGATACGGCTTCAGGAAGAGGGCATGTCCAAGGTTGCGCTCACCCACCCCGACCCGCTGGCAAGGCGTTTTGCAATCGAGGCATCCTGGATAGTCGGACCGTGGATGAACGACGCGTTGCACTCCCTCGCCAAACTGACGCCGGACGATCCGTGGGTCGTCAACCGGCTCGCCCCCGCCACGAATGTGATAACGATCAATGCCCTGAAGGAGGGCGACAGCATCGTGGACTTCACCGGCGAGACCCTTGACGGCGTGGAGGTGCGACTGGCCGATGTGCAATCGATAAACCGCCTGGTCCTGGTGGAGTTCTGGGCGTCCTGGTGCGGCCCCTGCCGGGTGGAGATTCCGCACATGAAGCAAGCTTATGCCCGCTTCCGCGACAAGGGCTTCGAGATCGTCTCGTTCACGCTCGACGACGAACGCGAGGACTGGGAGGAAGCGTCGGCCGAGGAAAACATGCCCTGGATTGATATCGGCATGGGATATGAGACGGAGGTAGCGCAAGCCTACAGTCTCAAGAATCGGGGCATACCATTGAACTACCTGGTGGATTCGGGCACCGGAAAAATCGTCGCGGCCAACCTGCGGCAACACAAGCTTGACGAAAAGCTGGAAGAATTGCTCGACTAG
- a CDS encoding DUF393 domain-containing protein yields MAGKLDGVWGSWPFGWTGGQYSIFRVLLGGFLLSHFVQLSLWAWDLPSGFVLAVTCVAAVASLLFIVGLADKWAALYLGFILVYLYGLNPALPKASVAPLVWMLLAHLLMRRAPYGSLAARGRPDPGAGWRFPVALVLGTWLLLAWSYLLAGQSLTFGPQTVAGVFLPDVFPDPYLRDYVPPDFLGLLPPFLVEALELKAMLVGYLFPLFMMFDRVRVWFWCAIFATQMCIAFLVDFAGVSIVLLLLHLFAFDPGWIRTRKPPERATLFYDGTCALCHRLARFVLAEDKDERITFSPLQSEFFRSAFTAEERAGLPDSIVLKSDVGLLLEGDAAIRILKMLGGMWLVLAVLLGAFPRRWRNAAYRFIGKRRYRLFGRTETACPIVPPRLQSRFREESPEAVERFSPSAWRGSFRDKA; encoded by the coding sequence ATGGCCGGCAAGTTAGATGGGGTTTGGGGTTCTTGGCCCTTTGGATGGACCGGGGGTCAATACAGCATTTTTCGCGTGCTGCTGGGCGGCTTTCTGCTGTCGCATTTCGTGCAGCTCTCGCTCTGGGCCTGGGACTTGCCGTCCGGGTTTGTGCTGGCCGTCACCTGCGTTGCGGCGGTCGCGTCGCTCTTGTTCATCGTCGGGCTCGCCGACAAGTGGGCGGCGCTTTATCTCGGGTTCATTCTGGTTTACCTGTACGGCCTGAATCCTGCGCTTCCCAAGGCGAGCGTCGCCCCTCTGGTTTGGATGCTGCTGGCGCACCTGCTCATGCGCAGGGCGCCATATGGCTCCCTGGCGGCGCGAGGACGACCGGATCCGGGCGCGGGCTGGCGTTTCCCGGTAGCACTCGTTCTCGGCACCTGGTTGCTTTTGGCATGGAGCTATCTCCTGGCAGGCCAATCCCTGACATTCGGTCCGCAGACGGTAGCGGGAGTTTTCCTGCCGGATGTGTTTCCCGATCCGTACTTGCGAGACTACGTTCCCCCGGATTTTCTGGGCCTGCTGCCGCCATTTTTGGTCGAGGCGCTTGAGTTGAAGGCCATGTTGGTCGGCTACTTGTTCCCGCTATTCATGATGTTCGACCGGGTCCGCGTCTGGTTCTGGTGCGCGATCTTCGCAACTCAAATGTGTATCGCCTTTCTGGTTGATTTTGCCGGGGTGTCGATTGTCCTGTTGCTGCTTCACCTGTTCGCGTTCGACCCCGGTTGGATCAGAACCCGCAAGCCGCCCGAGCGAGCAACGCTGTTCTACGACGGAACCTGTGCCCTGTGCCATCGCCTCGCCCGATTCGTGCTGGCGGAGGACAAAGACGAGCGCATCACATTCTCGCCGCTGCAAAGCGAGTTCTTTCGTTCGGCGTTCACGGCAGAAGAGCGGGCCGGGCTTCCGGACAGCATTGTGCTCAAGAGCGACGTGGGCCTGCTGCTGGAGGGCGATGCCGCAATCCGGATATTGAAGATGCTGGGAGGAATGTGGCTGGTATTGGCGGTTCTTCTCGGCGCCTTCCCCAGGCGATGGAGAAACGCTGCCTACCGCTTTATCGGTAAGCGCCGCTACCGTCTCTTCGGCCGCACCGAAACCGCTTGCCCCATCGTGCCGCCCCGCCTGCAGTCGCGCTTCCGGGAAGAGTCCCCGGAAGCCGTCGAACGGTTTTCGCCGAGTGCCTGGAGGGGCTCCTTTCGGGACAAGGCCTAG
- a CDS encoding addiction module antitoxin: MPSKTTITVRLSGALRDFLSANVGENGSYENVSEYVRDLIRRDKERSEHEAFERLKAELTRAFAAPEKSFRPLSASKVIARNKECPSP, from the coding sequence ATGCCAAGCAAAACGACAATTACGGTTCGGCTCAGCGGAGCATTGCGTGACTTCCTATCCGCCAATGTGGGGGAGAACGGTTCCTACGAGAACGTTAGCGAGTATGTGCGCGATCTGATCCGGCGGGACAAGGAGCGGTCGGAGCACGAGGCCTTCGAGCGGTTGAAGGCCGAATTGACCCGTGCCTTTGCTGCTCCGGAGAAATCCTTTCGTCCGCTTTCCGCTTCCAAAGTTATTGCCAGGAACAAGGAGTGTCCCAGCCCATGA